The Osmerus eperlanus chromosome 12, fOsmEpe2.1, whole genome shotgun sequence genome has a segment encoding these proteins:
- the tdrd1 gene encoding tudor domain-containing protein 1 isoform X3 — MKRTFPQSMVMPNMPLRRPSTSQGDAPVSPKTFTPPIGTPERPLVTLNGDGGGAESVVRSLSDSLPPMTVKLCNYCSQQGNLLCTRCKRTWYCSLACQKANWNAHRHLCMPSTPESPTSDPKETPLSPVGNGSNTNSKVNNCDVAGPRRVYLQNLHKNDLSKGAEVQATVVELRSPGRFFIHVQSPETMESLKTISGELQKYSVSPLRSTYVPDQREVCAVKFSLDQNWYRGMVQSVASDQKTASILYIDFGNEENVTMDMIKPLAASLELMPPCAVECRVAGIEPVTDSWTEECIIAVKQLVAGKSLTVTVVDVQESDSVHSVDVLLSPIGKNLSTLLVAQGYAAKVTNKQCSEQDIVSASLENFRSQSGGKNENTDARSPDPLTQGLGDSFTAVVTHLQSPDDIICQKLENASVIQELQLKLRERCCQAPPASANFRPAPGTVCCALFSEDNQWYRATVLAYSSEERVCVGYIDFGNSEEVDLGRLLPLSPELLVLPMQAIPCALAGVRPVAEAWSEDGVQMLRRTVCNRFLRVEILGESEGRALVTMVDEASDPQANVAEVLVATGYALPADPSPPRDAEAEAAPGVEALEWSCVELPCEGQKVAMLVSVIESPGEFYCNVYSTKEFQVLAELRLELTQYCEANNTPFTPTVGVPCCAMFSGDGVWYRGMVQEVCEGKARVFFVDYGNSGEVELPHLRVITPHLLRHPFQAIRCYLAGVEPPGFQWSSESLRRFQALCIGHQLLGRVLSITEQGYGIELERGGQNIRATLFSEQLARVSGQQLTPASKETTASTGPPTAMPTNQKEHHLEMPKLAIQKEAPAQVPMPKEAASFPVDWRTEELPTHETFQPRIAAVVSPSLFYLFNPNQVDREQLQQVMRDLSVYCSSQPPPSQGTPPPGAACCAQFSDKSWYRAVVLETRDMEATVLYADYGNSETVALSCILPIPKELLQLPFQICRCALQGKENFPVVWPAEVLELFRVLLSDGVLASKQTYDGRCNLLSVTLSNEHGQGHLNSMILEGLQNTKAQAKTVSPTPHHTLTATTTHKPDQITPTPKPHPAPTAATTQNAAGYMETAAVILETPGPRHSGESAKPASAPVNEHTRQVKREPKDPQSATCSKSTNGLPCCCLQIKTQIDNLEGLILSLMKQLGGLPN, encoded by the exons ATGAAACGCACGTTTCCCCAATCAATGGTGATGCCCAACATGCCACTGAGGAGGCCTTCCACCAGCCAGGGCGATGCCCCGGTCTCTCCCAAGACTTTCACCCCGCCCATCGGAACACCAGAGCGGCCTCTAGTGACTTTGAACGGTGATGGCG gtGGTGCCGAATCTGTTGTTCGTTCTTTG AGTGATTCCTTGCCACCCATGACTGTGAAGCTGTGCAACTACTGCAGCCAGCAAG GAAACCTTCTCTGTACACGCTGCAAGAGAACCTGGTACTGCTCATTGGCATGTCAGAAAGCCAACTGGAACGCTCACAGACACTTGTGCATGCCAAGTACGCCAGAAAGCCCTACTAG TGACCCAAAAGAAACTCCACTGTCACCAGTAGGAAATGGATCCAACACAAACTCAAAG GTGAACAACTGTGATGTGGCTGGTCCCCGGAGAGTCTACCTCCAGAATCTGCACAAGAACGACCTCAGCAAAGGAGCTGAAGTACAG GCAACTGTGGTGGAGCTCCGAAGCCCTGGCAGGTTTTTCATCCACGTGCAGAGCCCTGAGACCATGGAGTCTCTTAAAACCATTTCTGGAGAACTACAGAAATACAGCGTCAGTCCTCTGAGGTCCACCTATGTGCCTGATCAAAGAGAGGTCTGCGCTGTCAAATTCTCCTTGGATCAG AACTGGTACAGAGGTATGGTCCAGTCTGTGGCTTCAGACCAGAAGACTGCCAGTATTCTCTATATTGACTTTGGCAACGAGGAGAATGTGACAATGGACATGATTAAGCCCCTGGCTGCTAGCCTGGAGCTCATGCCACCTTGT GCCGTGGAGTGCCGCGTGGCAGGGATCGAGCCCGTGACGGACAGCTGGACGGAGGAGTGTATCATAGCAGTGAAGCAGCTGGTCGCAGGGAAGAGCCTGACGGTGACTGTGGTGGATGTCCAGGAGAGCGACAGCGTCCACTCTGTGGACGTGTTATTGTCTCCTATTG GCAAGAATCTCAGTACCTTACTCGTGGCCCAAGGATATGCGGCGAAGGTGACCAACAAGCAGTGCTCTGAACAGGACATTG TGAGTGCTTCCCTGGAGAACTTCCGTAGCCAGTCGGGCGGTAAGAATGAGAACACGGATGCCCGGTCACCCGACCCGCTGACCCAGGGGTTGGGAGACTCCTTCACTGCTGTGGTCACTCACCTGCAGTCCCCTGACGACATCATCTGTCAGAAGTTGGAGAACGCCA gtgtgatcCAGGAGCTGCAGCTGAAGCTGAGGGAGCGCTGCTGTCAGGCTCCTCCAGCCAGTGCCAACTTCAGACCGGCCCCTGGCACTGTCTGCTGTGCCCTGTTTTCAG agGACAACCAGTGGTACAGAGCCACTGTGCTGGCCTACTCGTCCgaggagcgagtgtgtgtggggtacatTGACTTTGGCAACtctgaggaggtggacctggggCGCCTGCTGCCTCTGAGCCCGGAGCTGCTGGTTCTGCCCATGCAAGCCATCCCCTGCGCCCTGGCCG gcGTGCGGCCCGTGGCGGAGGCCTGGTCCGAGGACGGCGTCCAGATGCTGCGGCGCACCGTGTGCAACCGCTTCCTGCGCGTGGAGATcctgggagagagcgagggcagGGCGCTGGTCACCATGGTGGACGAGGCCAGCGACCCCCAAGCCAACGTGGCCGAGGTGCTGGTCGCCACCGGCTACGCCCTGCCTgctgaccccagccccccccgggACGCGGAGGCTGAGGCCGCCCCCGGGGTGGAGGCCCTGGAGTGGTCCTGTGTGGAGCTTCCCTGCGAGGGCCAGAAGGTGGCGATGTTGGTCAGCGTGATCGAGAGCCCGGGAGAATTCTACTGCAACGTCTACAGCACTAAAG AGTTTCAGGTTCTCGCTGAGCTGAGGTTGGAGTTGACTCAATACTGTGAGGCAAACAACACCCCCTTCACGCCTACAGTGGGAGTGCCCTGCTGTGCCATGTTCTCTG gagacGGTGTGTGGTACCGAGGTATGGtgcaggaggtgtgtgagggcaaGGCCAGAGTCTTCTTTGTGGACTACGGCAACTCCGGCGAGGTGGAGCTGCCCCACCTCCGAGTCATCACGCCACACCTCCTCAGACATCCCTTCCAGGCCATCCGCTGTTACCTCGCAG GTGTGGAGCCCCCAGGCTTCCAGTGGAGCAGCGAGTCTCTCAGACGGTTCCAGGCCCTGTGCATCGGCCACCAGCTGCTGGGCCGAGTCCTCTCCATTACGGAGCAGGGCTACGGCATCGAGCTTGAGCGCGGCGGTCAGAACATCCGTGCCACCCTCTTCTCTGAACAGCTGGCCAGAGTGTCCGGTCAGCAGCTCACACCAGCTTCTAAAGAGACCACAGCTAGCACCGGCCCACCCACAGCCATGCCCACCAATCAGAAGGAACATCACTTGGAGATGCCCAAACTGGCCATTCAGAAGGAGGCTCCTGCTCAGGTTCCGATGCCAAAGGAAG cagCTTCTTTCCCTGTGGACTGGAGGACTGAGGAGTTACCCACCCATGAGACCTTCCAGCCCCGCATTGCAGCTGTGGTCAGCCCTAGCCTGTTCTATCTGTTCAACCCCAACCAGG TGGACCGGGAGCAGCTGCAGCAGGTGATGAGGGACCTGAGTGTCTACTGCAgcagccagcccccccccagccagggCACTCCTCCCCCTGGAGCTGCCTGCTGTGCCCAGTTCTCTG ATAAGAGCTGGTACAGAGCGGTGGTGCTGGAGACCCGGGACATGGAGGCCACGGTGCTCTATGCAGACTACGGCAACTCTGAGACGGTGGCCCTCTCCTGCATCCTTCCCATCCCCAAAGAGCTGCTGCAGCTGCCCTTCCAGATCTGCCGCTGTGCCCTGCAGG gtAAGGAGAACTTTCCCGTCGTGTGGCCTGCGGAGGTCCTGGAGCTGTTCCGAGTCTTGCTGTCCGACGGCGTCCTCGCCTCCAAGCAGACCTACGATGGACGCTGCAACCTGCTGTCGGTCACCCTGAGCAACGAGCACGGCCAGGGCCACCTCAACAGCATGATCCTGGAGGGCCTGCAGAACACCAAGGCTCAAGCCAAGACCGtctcacccacaccacaccacaccctgacTGCCACGACCACGCACAAACCGGATCAAATCACGCCCACGCCGAAACCGCACCCAGCCCCGACCGCTGCAACCACCCAGAACGCAGCTGGCTACATGGAGACCGCCGCTGTCATCTTGGAGACCCCAGGGCCGAGACACAGTGGGGAGAGTGCTAAGCCTGCTTCAGCTCCAGTCAATG AACATACCAGACAAGTGAAGCGTGAACCCAAGGACCCGCAGAGTGCCACTTGTTCAAAGAGCACCAACG GATTACCATGCTGCTGTCTTCAAATAAAGACACAG ATTGATAACCTTGAAGGGCTGATTCTGTCTCTAATGAAGCAGTTAGGAGGACTGCCCAACTGA
- the tdrd1 gene encoding tudor domain-containing protein 1 isoform X1 translates to MKRTFPQSMVMPNMPLRRPSTSQGDAPVSPKTFTPPIGTPERPLVTLNGDGGGAESVVRSLSDSLPPMTVKLCNYCSQQGNLLCTRCKRTWYCSLACQKANWNAHRHLCMPSTPESPTSDPKETPLSPVGNGSNTNSKVNNCDVAGPRRVYLQNLHKNDLSKGAEVQATVVELRSPGRFFIHVQSPETMESLKTISGELQKYSVSPLRSTYVPDQREVCAVKFSLDQNWYRGMVQSVASDQKTASILYIDFGNEENVTMDMIKPLAASLELMPPCAVECRVAGIEPVTDSWTEECIIAVKQLVAGKSLTVTVVDVQESDSVHSVDVLLSPIGKNLSTLLVAQGYAAKVTNKQCSEQDIVSASLENFRSQSGGKNENTDARSPDPLTQGLGDSFTAVVTHLQSPDDIICQKLENASVIQELQLKLRERCCQAPPASANFRPAPGTVCCALFSEDNQWYRATVLAYSSEERVCVGYIDFGNSEEVDLGRLLPLSPELLVLPMQAIPCALAGVRPVAEAWSEDGVQMLRRTVCNRFLRVEILGESEGRALVTMVDEASDPQANVAEVLVATGYALPADPSPPRDAEAEAAPGVEALEWSCVELPCEGQKVAMLVSVIESPGEFYCNVYSTKEFQVLAELRLELTQYCEANNTPFTPTVGVPCCAMFSGDGVWYRGMVQEVCEGKARVFFVDYGNSGEVELPHLRVITPHLLRHPFQAIRCYLAGVEPPGFQWSSESLRRFQALCIGHQLLGRVLSITEQGYGIELERGGQNIRATLFSEQLARVSGQQLTPASKETTASTGPPTAMPTNQKEHHLEMPKLAIQKEAPAQVPMPKEAASFPVDWRTEELPTHETFQPRIAAVVSPSLFYLFNPNQVDREQLQQVMRDLSVYCSSQPPPSQGTPPPGAACCAQFSADKSWYRAVVLETRDMEATVLYADYGNSETVALSCILPIPKELLQLPFQICRCALQGKENFPVVWPAEVLELFRVLLSDGVLASKQTYDGRCNLLSVTLSNEHGQGHLNSMILEGLQNTKAQAKTVSPTPHHTLTATTTHKPDQITPTPKPHPAPTAATTQNAAGYMETAAVILETPGPRHSGESAKPASAPVNEHTRQVKREPKDPQSATCSKSTNGLPCCCLQIKTQIDNLEGLILSLMKQLGGLPN, encoded by the exons ATGAAACGCACGTTTCCCCAATCAATGGTGATGCCCAACATGCCACTGAGGAGGCCTTCCACCAGCCAGGGCGATGCCCCGGTCTCTCCCAAGACTTTCACCCCGCCCATCGGAACACCAGAGCGGCCTCTAGTGACTTTGAACGGTGATGGCG gtGGTGCCGAATCTGTTGTTCGTTCTTTG AGTGATTCCTTGCCACCCATGACTGTGAAGCTGTGCAACTACTGCAGCCAGCAAG GAAACCTTCTCTGTACACGCTGCAAGAGAACCTGGTACTGCTCATTGGCATGTCAGAAAGCCAACTGGAACGCTCACAGACACTTGTGCATGCCAAGTACGCCAGAAAGCCCTACTAG TGACCCAAAAGAAACTCCACTGTCACCAGTAGGAAATGGATCCAACACAAACTCAAAG GTGAACAACTGTGATGTGGCTGGTCCCCGGAGAGTCTACCTCCAGAATCTGCACAAGAACGACCTCAGCAAAGGAGCTGAAGTACAG GCAACTGTGGTGGAGCTCCGAAGCCCTGGCAGGTTTTTCATCCACGTGCAGAGCCCTGAGACCATGGAGTCTCTTAAAACCATTTCTGGAGAACTACAGAAATACAGCGTCAGTCCTCTGAGGTCCACCTATGTGCCTGATCAAAGAGAGGTCTGCGCTGTCAAATTCTCCTTGGATCAG AACTGGTACAGAGGTATGGTCCAGTCTGTGGCTTCAGACCAGAAGACTGCCAGTATTCTCTATATTGACTTTGGCAACGAGGAGAATGTGACAATGGACATGATTAAGCCCCTGGCTGCTAGCCTGGAGCTCATGCCACCTTGT GCCGTGGAGTGCCGCGTGGCAGGGATCGAGCCCGTGACGGACAGCTGGACGGAGGAGTGTATCATAGCAGTGAAGCAGCTGGTCGCAGGGAAGAGCCTGACGGTGACTGTGGTGGATGTCCAGGAGAGCGACAGCGTCCACTCTGTGGACGTGTTATTGTCTCCTATTG GCAAGAATCTCAGTACCTTACTCGTGGCCCAAGGATATGCGGCGAAGGTGACCAACAAGCAGTGCTCTGAACAGGACATTG TGAGTGCTTCCCTGGAGAACTTCCGTAGCCAGTCGGGCGGTAAGAATGAGAACACGGATGCCCGGTCACCCGACCCGCTGACCCAGGGGTTGGGAGACTCCTTCACTGCTGTGGTCACTCACCTGCAGTCCCCTGACGACATCATCTGTCAGAAGTTGGAGAACGCCA gtgtgatcCAGGAGCTGCAGCTGAAGCTGAGGGAGCGCTGCTGTCAGGCTCCTCCAGCCAGTGCCAACTTCAGACCGGCCCCTGGCACTGTCTGCTGTGCCCTGTTTTCAG agGACAACCAGTGGTACAGAGCCACTGTGCTGGCCTACTCGTCCgaggagcgagtgtgtgtggggtacatTGACTTTGGCAACtctgaggaggtggacctggggCGCCTGCTGCCTCTGAGCCCGGAGCTGCTGGTTCTGCCCATGCAAGCCATCCCCTGCGCCCTGGCCG gcGTGCGGCCCGTGGCGGAGGCCTGGTCCGAGGACGGCGTCCAGATGCTGCGGCGCACCGTGTGCAACCGCTTCCTGCGCGTGGAGATcctgggagagagcgagggcagGGCGCTGGTCACCATGGTGGACGAGGCCAGCGACCCCCAAGCCAACGTGGCCGAGGTGCTGGTCGCCACCGGCTACGCCCTGCCTgctgaccccagccccccccgggACGCGGAGGCTGAGGCCGCCCCCGGGGTGGAGGCCCTGGAGTGGTCCTGTGTGGAGCTTCCCTGCGAGGGCCAGAAGGTGGCGATGTTGGTCAGCGTGATCGAGAGCCCGGGAGAATTCTACTGCAACGTCTACAGCACTAAAG AGTTTCAGGTTCTCGCTGAGCTGAGGTTGGAGTTGACTCAATACTGTGAGGCAAACAACACCCCCTTCACGCCTACAGTGGGAGTGCCCTGCTGTGCCATGTTCTCTG gagacGGTGTGTGGTACCGAGGTATGGtgcaggaggtgtgtgagggcaaGGCCAGAGTCTTCTTTGTGGACTACGGCAACTCCGGCGAGGTGGAGCTGCCCCACCTCCGAGTCATCACGCCACACCTCCTCAGACATCCCTTCCAGGCCATCCGCTGTTACCTCGCAG GTGTGGAGCCCCCAGGCTTCCAGTGGAGCAGCGAGTCTCTCAGACGGTTCCAGGCCCTGTGCATCGGCCACCAGCTGCTGGGCCGAGTCCTCTCCATTACGGAGCAGGGCTACGGCATCGAGCTTGAGCGCGGCGGTCAGAACATCCGTGCCACCCTCTTCTCTGAACAGCTGGCCAGAGTGTCCGGTCAGCAGCTCACACCAGCTTCTAAAGAGACCACAGCTAGCACCGGCCCACCCACAGCCATGCCCACCAATCAGAAGGAACATCACTTGGAGATGCCCAAACTGGCCATTCAGAAGGAGGCTCCTGCTCAGGTTCCGATGCCAAAGGAAG cagCTTCTTTCCCTGTGGACTGGAGGACTGAGGAGTTACCCACCCATGAGACCTTCCAGCCCCGCATTGCAGCTGTGGTCAGCCCTAGCCTGTTCTATCTGTTCAACCCCAACCAGG TGGACCGGGAGCAGCTGCAGCAGGTGATGAGGGACCTGAGTGTCTACTGCAgcagccagcccccccccagccagggCACTCCTCCCCCTGGAGCTGCCTGCTGTGCCCAGTTCTCTG CAGATAAGAGCTGGTACAGAGCGGTGGTGCTGGAGACCCGGGACATGGAGGCCACGGTGCTCTATGCAGACTACGGCAACTCTGAGACGGTGGCCCTCTCCTGCATCCTTCCCATCCCCAAAGAGCTGCTGCAGCTGCCCTTCCAGATCTGCCGCTGTGCCCTGCAGG gtAAGGAGAACTTTCCCGTCGTGTGGCCTGCGGAGGTCCTGGAGCTGTTCCGAGTCTTGCTGTCCGACGGCGTCCTCGCCTCCAAGCAGACCTACGATGGACGCTGCAACCTGCTGTCGGTCACCCTGAGCAACGAGCACGGCCAGGGCCACCTCAACAGCATGATCCTGGAGGGCCTGCAGAACACCAAGGCTCAAGCCAAGACCGtctcacccacaccacaccacaccctgacTGCCACGACCACGCACAAACCGGATCAAATCACGCCCACGCCGAAACCGCACCCAGCCCCGACCGCTGCAACCACCCAGAACGCAGCTGGCTACATGGAGACCGCCGCTGTCATCTTGGAGACCCCAGGGCCGAGACACAGTGGGGAGAGTGCTAAGCCTGCTTCAGCTCCAGTCAATG AACATACCAGACAAGTGAAGCGTGAACCCAAGGACCCGCAGAGTGCCACTTGTTCAAAGAGCACCAACG GATTACCATGCTGCTGTCTTCAAATAAAGACACAG ATTGATAACCTTGAAGGGCTGATTCTGTCTCTAATGAAGCAGTTAGGAGGACTGCCCAACTGA
- the tdrd1 gene encoding tudor domain-containing protein 1 isoform X4 gives MKRTFPQSMVMPNMPLRRPSTSQGDAPVSPKTFTPPIGTPERPLVTLNGDGGGAESVVRSLSDSLPPMTVKLCNYCSQQGNLLCTRCKRTWYCSLACQKANWNAHRHLCMPSTPESPTSDPKETPLSPVGNGSNTNSKVNNCDVAGPRRVYLQNLHKNDLSKGAEVQATVVELRSPGRFFIHVQSPETMESLKTISGELQKYSVSPLRSTYVPDQREVCAVKFSLDQNWYRGMVQSVASDQKTASILYIDFGNEENVTMDMIKPLAASLELMPPCAVECRVAGIEPVTDSWTEECIIAVKQLVAGKSLTVTVVDVQESDSVHSVDVLLSPIGKNLSTLLVAQGYAAKVTNKQCSEQDIVSASLENFRSQSGGKNENTDARSPDPLTQGLGDSFTAVVTHLQSPDDIICQKLENASVIQELQLKLRERCCQAPPASANFRPAPGTVCCALFSEDNQWYRATVLAYSSEERVCVGYIDFGNSEEVDLGRLLPLSPELLVLPMQAIPCALAGVRPVAEAWSEDGVQMLRRTVCNRFLRVEILGESEGRALVTMVDEASDPQANVAEVLVATGYALPADPSPPRDAEAEAAPGVEALEWSCVELPCEGQKVAMLVSVIESPGEFYCNVYSTKEFQVLAELRLELTQYCEANNTPFTPTVGVPCCAMFSGDGVWYRGMVQEVCEGKARVFFVDYGNSGEVELPHLRVITPHLLRHPFQAIRCYLAGVEPPGFQWSSESLRRFQALCIGHQLLGRVLSITEQGYGIELERGGQNIRATLFSEQLARVSGQQLTPASKETTASTGPPTAMPTNQKEHHLEMPKLAIQKEAPAQVPMPKEAASFPVDWRTEELPTHETFQPRIAAVVSPSLFYLFNPNQVDREQLQQVMRDLSVYCSSQPPPSQGTPPPGAACCAQFSADKSWYRAVVLETRDMEATVLYADYGNSETVALSCILPIPKELLQLPFQICRCALQGKENFPVVWPAEVLELFRVLLSDGVLASKQTYDGRCNLLSVTLSNEHGQGHLNSMILEGLQNTKAQAKTVSPTPHHTLTATTTHKPDQITPTPKPHPAPTAATTQNAAGYMETAAVILETPGPRHSGESAKPASAPVNGLPCCCLQIKTQIDNLEGLILSLMKQLGGLPN, from the exons ATGAAACGCACGTTTCCCCAATCAATGGTGATGCCCAACATGCCACTGAGGAGGCCTTCCACCAGCCAGGGCGATGCCCCGGTCTCTCCCAAGACTTTCACCCCGCCCATCGGAACACCAGAGCGGCCTCTAGTGACTTTGAACGGTGATGGCG gtGGTGCCGAATCTGTTGTTCGTTCTTTG AGTGATTCCTTGCCACCCATGACTGTGAAGCTGTGCAACTACTGCAGCCAGCAAG GAAACCTTCTCTGTACACGCTGCAAGAGAACCTGGTACTGCTCATTGGCATGTCAGAAAGCCAACTGGAACGCTCACAGACACTTGTGCATGCCAAGTACGCCAGAAAGCCCTACTAG TGACCCAAAAGAAACTCCACTGTCACCAGTAGGAAATGGATCCAACACAAACTCAAAG GTGAACAACTGTGATGTGGCTGGTCCCCGGAGAGTCTACCTCCAGAATCTGCACAAGAACGACCTCAGCAAAGGAGCTGAAGTACAG GCAACTGTGGTGGAGCTCCGAAGCCCTGGCAGGTTTTTCATCCACGTGCAGAGCCCTGAGACCATGGAGTCTCTTAAAACCATTTCTGGAGAACTACAGAAATACAGCGTCAGTCCTCTGAGGTCCACCTATGTGCCTGATCAAAGAGAGGTCTGCGCTGTCAAATTCTCCTTGGATCAG AACTGGTACAGAGGTATGGTCCAGTCTGTGGCTTCAGACCAGAAGACTGCCAGTATTCTCTATATTGACTTTGGCAACGAGGAGAATGTGACAATGGACATGATTAAGCCCCTGGCTGCTAGCCTGGAGCTCATGCCACCTTGT GCCGTGGAGTGCCGCGTGGCAGGGATCGAGCCCGTGACGGACAGCTGGACGGAGGAGTGTATCATAGCAGTGAAGCAGCTGGTCGCAGGGAAGAGCCTGACGGTGACTGTGGTGGATGTCCAGGAGAGCGACAGCGTCCACTCTGTGGACGTGTTATTGTCTCCTATTG GCAAGAATCTCAGTACCTTACTCGTGGCCCAAGGATATGCGGCGAAGGTGACCAACAAGCAGTGCTCTGAACAGGACATTG TGAGTGCTTCCCTGGAGAACTTCCGTAGCCAGTCGGGCGGTAAGAATGAGAACACGGATGCCCGGTCACCCGACCCGCTGACCCAGGGGTTGGGAGACTCCTTCACTGCTGTGGTCACTCACCTGCAGTCCCCTGACGACATCATCTGTCAGAAGTTGGAGAACGCCA gtgtgatcCAGGAGCTGCAGCTGAAGCTGAGGGAGCGCTGCTGTCAGGCTCCTCCAGCCAGTGCCAACTTCAGACCGGCCCCTGGCACTGTCTGCTGTGCCCTGTTTTCAG agGACAACCAGTGGTACAGAGCCACTGTGCTGGCCTACTCGTCCgaggagcgagtgtgtgtggggtacatTGACTTTGGCAACtctgaggaggtggacctggggCGCCTGCTGCCTCTGAGCCCGGAGCTGCTGGTTCTGCCCATGCAAGCCATCCCCTGCGCCCTGGCCG gcGTGCGGCCCGTGGCGGAGGCCTGGTCCGAGGACGGCGTCCAGATGCTGCGGCGCACCGTGTGCAACCGCTTCCTGCGCGTGGAGATcctgggagagagcgagggcagGGCGCTGGTCACCATGGTGGACGAGGCCAGCGACCCCCAAGCCAACGTGGCCGAGGTGCTGGTCGCCACCGGCTACGCCCTGCCTgctgaccccagccccccccgggACGCGGAGGCTGAGGCCGCCCCCGGGGTGGAGGCCCTGGAGTGGTCCTGTGTGGAGCTTCCCTGCGAGGGCCAGAAGGTGGCGATGTTGGTCAGCGTGATCGAGAGCCCGGGAGAATTCTACTGCAACGTCTACAGCACTAAAG AGTTTCAGGTTCTCGCTGAGCTGAGGTTGGAGTTGACTCAATACTGTGAGGCAAACAACACCCCCTTCACGCCTACAGTGGGAGTGCCCTGCTGTGCCATGTTCTCTG gagacGGTGTGTGGTACCGAGGTATGGtgcaggaggtgtgtgagggcaaGGCCAGAGTCTTCTTTGTGGACTACGGCAACTCCGGCGAGGTGGAGCTGCCCCACCTCCGAGTCATCACGCCACACCTCCTCAGACATCCCTTCCAGGCCATCCGCTGTTACCTCGCAG GTGTGGAGCCCCCAGGCTTCCAGTGGAGCAGCGAGTCTCTCAGACGGTTCCAGGCCCTGTGCATCGGCCACCAGCTGCTGGGCCGAGTCCTCTCCATTACGGAGCAGGGCTACGGCATCGAGCTTGAGCGCGGCGGTCAGAACATCCGTGCCACCCTCTTCTCTGAACAGCTGGCCAGAGTGTCCGGTCAGCAGCTCACACCAGCTTCTAAAGAGACCACAGCTAGCACCGGCCCACCCACAGCCATGCCCACCAATCAGAAGGAACATCACTTGGAGATGCCCAAACTGGCCATTCAGAAGGAGGCTCCTGCTCAGGTTCCGATGCCAAAGGAAG cagCTTCTTTCCCTGTGGACTGGAGGACTGAGGAGTTACCCACCCATGAGACCTTCCAGCCCCGCATTGCAGCTGTGGTCAGCCCTAGCCTGTTCTATCTGTTCAACCCCAACCAGG TGGACCGGGAGCAGCTGCAGCAGGTGATGAGGGACCTGAGTGTCTACTGCAgcagccagcccccccccagccagggCACTCCTCCCCCTGGAGCTGCCTGCTGTGCCCAGTTCTCTG CAGATAAGAGCTGGTACAGAGCGGTGGTGCTGGAGACCCGGGACATGGAGGCCACGGTGCTCTATGCAGACTACGGCAACTCTGAGACGGTGGCCCTCTCCTGCATCCTTCCCATCCCCAAAGAGCTGCTGCAGCTGCCCTTCCAGATCTGCCGCTGTGCCCTGCAGG gtAAGGAGAACTTTCCCGTCGTGTGGCCTGCGGAGGTCCTGGAGCTGTTCCGAGTCTTGCTGTCCGACGGCGTCCTCGCCTCCAAGCAGACCTACGATGGACGCTGCAACCTGCTGTCGGTCACCCTGAGCAACGAGCACGGCCAGGGCCACCTCAACAGCATGATCCTGGAGGGCCTGCAGAACACCAAGGCTCAAGCCAAGACCGtctcacccacaccacaccacaccctgacTGCCACGACCACGCACAAACCGGATCAAATCACGCCCACGCCGAAACCGCACCCAGCCCCGACCGCTGCAACCACCCAGAACGCAGCTGGCTACATGGAGACCGCCGCTGTCATCTTGGAGACCCCAGGGCCGAGACACAGTGGGGAGAGTGCTAAGCCTGCTTCAGCTCCAGTCAATG GATTACCATGCTGCTGTCTTCAAATAAAGACACAG ATTGATAACCTTGAAGGGCTGATTCTGTCTCTAATGAAGCAGTTAGGAGGACTGCCCAACTGA